From Pedobacter africanus, the proteins below share one genomic window:
- a CDS encoding type II secretion system F family protein has protein sequence MATVDISGYQQKKVKKETKQQAVKGSFSWTELLSKDISFGSGKLSDKKKDSFFFELSTLLQSGIDLKNSLDLMTLESVKEKHVGIIKEIKDKVIAGQSMALAVQSSGKFSDYDFFSIQIGEETGNLAEVMKDLAVFYRRKIAQQRKIVGALTYPLIVLSTSAGAVFFMLRFVVPMFSDVFKRFGGKLPWITQVVISFSHFVEQFFIPGFLLLAGLVYLIYRNRNRTAFRKFTSELILKIPVLGELVKKIYLARFCNTMRLLVSTRIPLLRAIAMSGQTIVFYPLEVSLKKVEQGIMEGRALHECLRDFSIYPPKLVQLIKVGEEINKLDYFFESIAGQYVDEIEHQTNTLSKLIEPLIIIFLGLVVGFILVAMYLPMFEMSNSF, from the coding sequence ATGGCAACGGTAGACATTTCGGGATATCAGCAAAAAAAAGTTAAAAAAGAGACGAAGCAGCAGGCGGTTAAAGGTTCCTTCTCCTGGACTGAACTGCTGTCTAAAGACATCAGTTTTGGTTCAGGCAAACTTTCTGACAAGAAAAAGGACAGCTTCTTTTTTGAGCTGAGCACCTTGCTGCAGTCGGGTATAGATTTGAAGAACAGCCTGGACCTGATGACCCTGGAGAGCGTGAAGGAAAAACACGTAGGGATCATTAAAGAGATAAAAGATAAAGTAATTGCAGGCCAGTCGATGGCGCTGGCAGTGCAGAGTTCGGGTAAGTTTTCCGACTACGATTTCTTCAGCATCCAGATTGGGGAAGAGACCGGCAACCTGGCCGAGGTAATGAAAGACCTTGCCGTGTTTTACCGCCGGAAGATTGCGCAGCAGCGCAAGATTGTTGGTGCCTTGACTTATCCGCTCATCGTACTGAGCACTTCGGCCGGGGCGGTGTTTTTTATGCTGCGCTTTGTTGTGCCCATGTTTAGCGATGTATTTAAGCGTTTTGGCGGCAAACTGCCCTGGATTACCCAGGTGGTGATCTCTTTTTCGCATTTTGTGGAGCAGTTTTTTATTCCCGGCTTTTTGCTGCTGGCGGGGCTGGTATACCTGATATACCGGAACAGGAACCGTACTGCTTTCAGAAAATTTACTTCCGAACTGATACTGAAGATCCCGGTGCTGGGCGAGCTGGTAAAGAAGATTTACCTGGCCAGGTTTTGTAATACCATGCGCCTGCTGGTGAGTACCAGGATCCCCCTGCTGCGGGCCATTGCCATGTCGGGCCAGACGATAGTTTTTTACCCTTTGGAAGTTTCGTTAAAAAAGGTGGAGCAGGGAATTATGGAAGGCCGCGCCCTTCATGAGTGCCTGCGCGATTTTAGTATTTATCCGCCAAAGCTGGTGCAGCTCATTAAGGTTGGTGAAGAGATCAATAAGTTGGATTACTTTTTTGAAAGCATTGCAGGGCAGTATGTAGATGAGATCGAGCACCAGACCAACACGCTGAGCAAACTGATAGAACCGCTGATCATCATCTTTTTAGGATTGGTTGTAGGCTTTATCCTGGTGGCGATGTACCTGCCAATGTTTGAAATGAGTAATAGTTTTTAG
- a CDS encoding toxin-antitoxin system YwqK family antitoxin has translation MRKLHRILTIGMLMFSACKPQELNLLANLGRKVRVSNADGFAYASLDRTGDQIFKSDKKQYAWYGKGQISYTQGDYSGRLLHGPYESFYATNKQLKEKGRYEFGLKDGKWMLWAADGQLLETQQWYRGLKNGKTVLYDNLGYAKQKLKYRNGVVVEKKKHEKSLIARIKQFFKKKKK, from the coding sequence ATGAGGAAGCTACATAGAATTTTGACTATTGGGATGTTGATGTTTTCGGCCTGTAAGCCGCAGGAACTAAACCTGCTTGCCAACCTGGGACGCAAGGTGAGGGTAAGCAATGCCGACGGTTTTGCCTATGCCAGTCTGGACAGGACAGGCGACCAGATCTTTAAATCGGATAAAAAGCAGTATGCCTGGTATGGCAAAGGGCAGATCAGCTATACCCAGGGCGATTATTCGGGGCGGCTGCTGCATGGGCCATACGAAAGTTTTTATGCTACAAATAAGCAATTGAAAGAAAAAGGCCGCTATGAATTTGGTTTAAAAGACGGGAAGTGGATGCTATGGGCAGCAGATGGGCAATTGCTGGAAACCCAGCAATGGTACCGTGGATTAAAAAACGGAAAAACGGTACTGTATGACAATTTGGGCTATGCAAAACAAAAGTTAAAATACAGGAACGGTGTGGTGGTAGAAAAGAAGAAACACGAGAAAAGCCTGATTGCCCGTATTAAACAATTCTTTAAAAAGAAGAAAAAATGA
- a CDS encoding fibronectin type III domain-containing protein: protein MERKRILTALAAVLVTTLVISCKDFIEPSLEKRKVVLLAPANQSESGKYQVGFWWEPVEDALYYRFQVVSPDFAAASTLIADTLLNGLNKLNLTLDPGKYEWRVRAENGSSYTAYSSAAFTIHESSIEEQKVILSSPGSNYLSNQEAVQLKWNVLFGAELYRLQIDADNFGDEAKMIYNGTLTGLSYGFTFPKEGAFKWRVRAENATIQSKWSDVFNLSYDITPPAKVSIVAPGNGVSVSKPVSLQWTAVATAKKYKLYVFKNDKTVYSTAFPALVNGTSYSFNLGEPGEKVYWRVSALDEAGNEGPLSEEMNFTLQ from the coding sequence ATGGAAAGAAAAAGAATATTGACTGCCCTTGCTGCAGTGCTGGTAACCACATTGGTTATTTCATGTAAAGATTTTATTGAGCCTTCGCTGGAAAAACGCAAGGTTGTATTGCTGGCCCCGGCCAACCAGTCGGAATCCGGTAAATACCAGGTCGGTTTTTGGTGGGAACCTGTTGAAGATGCCTTGTATTACCGCTTCCAGGTGGTAAGTCCGGATTTTGCTGCTGCCAGCACCTTGATTGCCGATACCTTGCTCAACGGACTGAACAAACTTAATTTAACGCTCGATCCGGGAAAGTACGAGTGGCGGGTAAGGGCCGAAAATGGCAGCAGCTACACGGCCTATAGCAGTGCGGCCTTTACCATTCACGAGTCTTCTATTGAAGAACAGAAGGTGATCCTCAGCTCGCCCGGCAGCAATTACCTGTCTAACCAGGAGGCGGTTCAGCTAAAATGGAATGTCCTGTTTGGTGCAGAGCTGTACCGTTTGCAGATTGATGCCGATAACTTCGGAGATGAAGCGAAGATGATTTACAATGGTACTTTGACCGGGCTGTCTTACGGTTTTACTTTCCCTAAAGAAGGAGCTTTCAAATGGCGGGTAAGGGCCGAAAATGCTACCATTCAATCTAAATGGTCAGACGTTTTTAACCTCAGCTACGACATTACGCCGCCTGCCAAAGTAAGCATTGTGGCACCCGGTAATGGGGTTTCTGTAAGCAAGCCTGTGAGTTTGCAATGGACGGCCGTTGCAACAGCTAAAAAATATAAGCTGTATGTGTTTAAGAACGACAAGACCGTGTACAGCACTGCATTCCCGGCACTGGTTAACGGTACCAGTTATTCCTTTAACCTGGGAGAGCCGGGCGAGAAAGTATACTGGCGCGTTTCGGCACTTGATGAAGCCGGTAACGAAGGCCCGCTGAGTGAGGAGATGAACTTTACCCTGCAGTAA
- a CDS encoding prepilin-type N-terminal cleavage/methylation domain-containing protein, which produces MKRIKAFTLFELVLGMLLAAIVIGMAYYASSIFMRIYDSYSKGSYAQSELVLFKKVVSKDVERAARLDVRNDELLLKDPQGETVLSYTFASEYALRRGAAVDTFKLDNLQVRSSFEGNVQESGLTDLLVFSFRYAGEPAVFTVRKQYSAKDLFELKR; this is translated from the coding sequence ATGAAAAGGATTAAGGCCTTTACGCTTTTTGAGCTGGTGCTGGGTATGCTGCTGGCGGCCATAGTGATTGGTATGGCTTATTATGCCAGCAGTATTTTTATGCGGATTTACGACAGCTACAGTAAGGGCAGCTACGCGCAATCGGAACTGGTGCTGTTTAAAAAAGTGGTATCGAAAGATGTGGAACGGGCCGCCAGGCTGGATGTTAGGAATGATGAGCTATTGCTGAAAGACCCGCAAGGCGAAACGGTATTGAGTTATACTTTCGCATCGGAATATGCACTGCGCAGAGGTGCAGCAGTAGATACTTTTAAGCTAGACAACTTACAGGTAAGGTCAAGTTTTGAAGGAAATGTGCAGGAATCCGGCCTAACGGATTTGCTGGTTTTCAGTTTTCGCTATGCGGGTGAACCTGCGGTGTTTACAGTCCGCAAACAGTATTCGGCAAAGGATTTATTTGAGTTAAAAAGATAA